TCAACCGCGGGAACTACCGCAGCTGGATTTTCGAGACGGATGGAGCGAAGGCTTCCTTCGAGAAGTCCCTGCTGGAGGCTGCGGAGAGAAGCGGCTGGAAGCTGCATGCCTACTGCGTGATGGGAAATCATTTTCACCTGGCCTTGGAGACGCCAGCGCCGAACCTGAGCGAGGGCATGCGTTGGCTGCAGAGCTCGTTCGCCATGCGGTTCAATAGATTCCGCAAGGAAAACGGCCACATATTCCAGGGACGTTTCAAGAGTATCGTGGTGGAGGATGTCGAGCGTCTGGCTTGGCTTTGCCACTACATTCACTTAAACCCGGTGCGGGCCCGGATCTGCCCCGTGTCCGATCTGAGAGGCTATCGGTACTCGAGCTATTTCCACCTCTGGGACAAGCGGAGGCGATCGAAAGGAGTGGGCTTTGATGTCTGTCTGGAGGGAGCGGGGGAACTGAAGGATACACCTGCCGGGCGACGTAAGTACCAGCAGTATCTCGCTTGGCTTGCTGAGGACGAACCGAGGCAGAAGGAGTTGTTGTTCGACAGGATGAGCAATGGCTGGGCTCTCGGTACGAAAGGGTTCAAGCAGGCATTGCTGGAGGATGAGAAGGCGATCAAGGCGTGTTTGGAGCTGGGAGTGGACGATGCTCGGGAGATGAGGGAACTGGCCTGGGAGGCGAGACTGGAGCGATGCCTTGGAGCGCTCGGGAAGGTGTCTGGCGAATCGGGGGTGGAGTCGAAATCTGCGGATTGGAAGGTGGCCATCGCTTGTTATATGAAAAAGACGCTTCTGTGCCGCAACGGCTGGCTGGCCGAGAGGCTGAATATGGGCGCGGAGTCTGCAGTGGCTCGATACTGCTCGGAGTTTTTTAGGGGAGGGAGAACGGGGGCTTTGTCGCACTATCGGTTGTTGATATCAAAGGTATAGGGGCTGTTGCCCAAATAGTGGATACAACGCTCTGAACTGGATTTCAGGCCTTTTTGCATCGCCACCTGCACTCTTCGATAATGCCTCCAAAATCGATATTGCCACCCTTGCAATCCGCGCGAAAGCGGTAATTGCAGGGCCTTGGACTCGAGATATAACCACTGCGGGACTCTTCCTAGGGCCGGAGGCGTTAGCGATCAGTATCTTCACGTTCTCTATCGCGCAGATGATGTGATCCTGGATGCGCTGACGCCATAGGCGTCGCCAGCGCGAGCGCTTGAAGCCGTGAAGATTGGCGGACTGGGCGAAGCTGCCTTCCATCCGCCACTTCCGGCGGGCTCGGCTCCGATGGGCGGGCTCGCTGCGGCTTTGCTCGAGCCCCTGGTCGATCAGCTCCTGTCCCCAGCGTCTTTGAACCGTCCTGCCAAGCTTAGCCTTCGTGCATTGCGGCCTGAGGCTGCATCGGTCGCAGGTTCCCTTGCGGACCGCATACTCGACGCTCATTCTTATCTTGTCAGGACTCCTTGGATACAGTCTTTCGCCCGCAGGGCACGCATAGGTGTCGCTTGCCGCGTCGTAGCGGAAGCGTTCGGCTCCGTAGACCTCGACATGCCGCTTCCTTCCGGAATGCGGCTTCATATGCGTCGCCACGCCCAGTGCGACGAAGTCGCGATAGTTCTCGGAGGTTCCGTACTGCGAGTCTGCGACGGCACTTTGAGGAAGTCCTCCGACGTTCGCTCTATGCTGATGAAGAAGCGCGAGCATCTTTGCGTTTTCCTCAACGTCGCCTGGAGAGGTGATGGTGGCCGTGACGACCCCATGCTCGTCGTCGACCGCTCGATGAGCCTTGTAGCGGGGCTTGGACTCGCCGCCGGTCTTCTTTCGAGCGCAGGGAGCGTCGGGGTCGGTGGGGCTGATTAGCGTCGCGTTGGCCAGTCTCCCTTTGCTCGAGTCGGACTTGCAGCCTTCCAGCTTCGCCTCCTGCGCACCGTAGACTTCCCGCAGGCGGGCTATCATCTCGGGGTCGCTTTTGACGACCGAGTCTCTCGACGCGTTCGCGTCGATCAGACTGCCGTCCATGTGTAGAAGCTCGTTGGATACGAGTCTCGCTTCGACGCACTGGCTTACGCTGCGCAGGAACATCTTCTCGAAGGCGTCCGCTCCCCATCTAGCCCGAGCCTTGGAGAGAACGCTGTGATCGGGAATCGCGTCGTCGAGACCGTAGCCGAGGAACCAGAGGTAGTCCAGTCGCTCGGGCAGGATCCTCATTAGCTCTCGCTCGCTGCGGACGTTGTCCCAGAACAGGAGGAACATCAGCTTGAGGACGACCTCAGGGTCGACCGAGACGTTGCCGTTGCTGCCGTACTTGTCGGCGACTTCCTCGCGAACGAACGAAAAGTCCACCTGTTCGTCGACCTTTCTGAGCGGATGGTCGAGTCGGACCCGCTTGTCCAGATCGACGCCATAGCTGAACAGATTCTTCTGCCTCTCGTGCTTGCCCATCATGATAGGCGGAGCTTACACGTCAATTGTTCCTGTATCCAGACTTTAAGTGCATTTGGGCAACAGCCCCTATAGGATTGACCCCTTTTAGTAGCCTGAGAGGCTGAATATGGGCGCGGAGTCTGCTGTGGCTCGATATTGCTCGGAGTTTTTTAGGGGAGGGAGAACGGGGGCCTTGTCGCACTATCGGTTGTTGAAAATAAAGGTATAGGATTGACCCCTTTTAGTAGCCTTCCTGAAATCCAGTTCAGAGCGTTGTATCCACTATTTGGGCAACAGCCCCTATAGGATTGACCCCTTTAAGAAGCCCTTCCTTTTAGAATCGCCCTTTTAGAAGAGTTCAAAGGTATAGGATTGATCCCTTTTAGTAGAAGAGTAGAGTGGTCCTACTTTTAGCTGCTCCGCGCGATTTAGCGTTGATTGAACTAGAAGCTCCAGACCAGAGGCACGACGATGACGGTGATGATGAACGCCAGTAGATTCAAGGGAATGCCCACTTTGAGAAAGTCGGAAAATCTGTATCCGCCAATTCCGTACACGTAGGTGTTGGTCTGGTATCCGATGGGGGTGGCGAAACTCGCTGACGCTCCCATGGCTACGGCGATGATAAATGGCCTTGCGTCGACGCCGAGCGTTTCGGCTGTGCCGATCGCCAGGGTGGTCATGAGCACGGCTGCGGCGTTGTTGGAGAGAACCTCGGTGAGGGTCGTAGTGAGCAGGTAGATGCCGGCGAGCAGGAAGATAGGGCGCCAGGGTTCAGATACGAGTTGTGAAACCGAGCTGACTAAGTTTTGGGCAAGGTAGTCGGAAGCTCCGCTGGTCTCCATGGCTCGGCCCACGCCGATCATGGCGAAGATGAGGAAAAGGATAGGCCAGTGGATGGATCGATAGGCGTCGTTCATGCTGATGCACTTGGTGAGCAGCAAAAGGACGCAGGCGATGATGGCGGCTCCCGCGATGGGCATAAGGCCGATCGCGGATACGGAGATGACTCCCGCGATGGCTCCCAGCGTGAGAACGAGCTTGGCGGGGTTGCTTTTGGCTTCGATGCGGGCTTCGTCGATGATGACGAAGTCGCCTTGGCGGCGGAGGTTTTCGATCGCTTCCTTGCTGCCGAGGAGCAGGAGGATGTCGCCGGCTTGCAAAGGGGAGCTGTAAAGCTCGGTCCGAAGATTGCGGCCTTTGCGATGGATTGCGACGGGGGCGAGTCGGTAGCGCTGACGGAAGTTGAGTTCTCGAAGGGTTGAACCGGCGAGGTTGGTCTCCGAGCGGAGGGCGACCTCCACGAAGCTGCCCTCTACGGCGGCGATCTGTTCGAGTCCAAACTCAGCGAGCAAGGCGTCAAGAGCGCTGGTGGGGGACGACTGCGCTTTTGCTAAGGCTCGGGCCGATGCGGTGACTAGGACGCGGTCGCCTGCTTCGAGCAGGGTCTTGGAGCTTTCGCCCGGAAGGGCGATACCGCGACGAATGACTTCAAGCGCTTTGAGACCACTGTTCTTGTATTGAGGAAACTGTGACAAGCTTTTGCCTACCAGGGCGGAGTCATCGTTTACAAACGCTTCTAGGATGTACTCGCGCTTTTCCTCTTCTGTGAGTATGGAAGTCAGCATCTCGCGCCGAGGGATCAGCTTGTAGCCGATGGTGAGTAGGTAGAGCGATCCGCCGAGGAAGAGCGGTATGCCGATCCAAGCCAATTCGAACATCGAGATGGGTTCGAGCCCGCGATTGGCGGCTACGGAGCTTACGACAATGTTGGTGCTAGTGCCAATGAGCGTGCAAGACCCTCCGAAAATGGAAGCGTAGGAAAGGGGTATCAGAAGTTTGGATGCAGGGGCTCCGATCTGCTTGGCTAGAGACAGCGCGACGGGCAAGAAAACCACGACTACCGGCGTGTTGTTGATGAAGGCGGATATGGCTGCCACGCAGAGAATGAGCGCGGGCAGGGCGGTGCGCATGCGAAGACCCGGGATGCTCTGCAAGCGGTCAGCGAGGAGCTGGATGGCGCCGCTCTTTTCCAAGGCGGCGCTGAGGATGAACATGGCGCCTACGGTGATCGGGGCGGAGTTTGAGAACGATGCGAGAGCGTCGTTCGTGCTCAGTATTCCTGTCGCCATCAGGATGGCCAGGCCGGCGAAGGCAGTGAGCTCGGTAGGAAGCTTTTCCCACGCGAAGCTTGCGAGCATCGCTCCGAGCAGCAGAAATACGAGCAGGATCTCCCAGGTCATTGGTGATGTGGCTATTCCGCAAGGACCCGCTTGGAGGGCGGGTTTAGTTGGACTTGTCTCCCAAATCGTTCATGAGCTCCGCTAGAAATCCGTCCTTAGGGTCAGCGGCGTTGTTTCGCGTGGCGGATTCCTTGGCTTTGTTCTTCATGCGCATAAAGTAGTTGTCGGCTCCGCTTCGGCGAATCTTGCGCAGTGTGACTTCGACCACGTCGTGAAGGCTGTAGCGATCGAGTATATTCGACATGGCGTTGCGCACATCGATCATCAGCATACGAAGTCCGCAATGCTCCTCGTCAGGGCAGGAGCAGCGTTCGTAGGCGGTTTGGCTGGCGCAGCAAATAGGAGCAAGCGGACCGTCGAGGAGGCGGACGATTTGTCCTATCTTTATGGAGGAGAGTTCTTTGGCCACGTAGTAGCCACCCGCCTTGCCGCGTTGGGTCGCGACCAGACCTTCGCGGCGGAGTTCTATCATGATCTGCTCGAGAAACTTGATCGGCAGGTTCTCGGCTTCGGCTAGTTCGCTTAGCGGTACCACTTCGTACTCCAGGGATTGGGCAATGCCGAGGTCGATCATGGCGCGTAGGCCGTATTCCGCTTTTTTTGACAGTTTCATAAAAGGCTACTAAATCTATCGGAAATTAGGGGGCAAGCTTTTAGGAGTTTGGGGTAGTGGTTTGATTTGGAACTCGATTTCTACGGAACTAGAAGGCGCTGAGTCATTCTCTACCGCCTCGGCTGGCTTCTCTCAGCCCTTCGAGATGGGAGTAGATCCCTCTGGCAGCGAAGGTCTCCTGCCAGCTGTTGGGTTTGATTGTGTACAGGTCGCGCGTCGGGAATGATGATGCGGTTTGCGCAGCTACGGCTGGGTCGCTAGGCCTCAGGTGGTGATTAGCGGCTAGAAGTTGGCCAGTCTCGCTGAACTGGAATGCGAGGTAGTCGTGTGCGATGTCTTGGGTTCTGCGCTTTTCGACATGGCGCTGGAGAATGGCAATCTTGGGAGCGGCTAGTATGCTGCGGGGGAAGTGGACAGCCTCGAGATCTGGGTAGCCAAGCTCCGCGAGTTTCAGGGCGTCGCTCTCCCATGTAAGGAAGGCGTCGAGATCTAGGCGCAGCGCGAATTTCGACAATGCCGTGCGGGCGCCAGAGTCGATATGCGTCACTCTGAGGTAGAGTTTTTGCAGCTCGAGTATGGCCCGTGTTTCTTCGGCCGCACTCTCCTTGGCTGCTCGTTCCAGGGCGAGGAAGGCCCAGCGTCCGGCTCCGGACCGGTCTGGACTCGTCAAGGCGAGCTTGACATCCGAGCGCCAAAGGTCGGGCCAGTCCCGAATGCGCAAGGGATTTCCCGAGCGAACGACGAGGGAAATGCTGGAGTGGAAAGGTGAGCTGAGGTAGGGGAAGGACTCCTGCCAGTCCGCACTCGCGCAGCCGTTGTGATCTACGATGTTTTGGGTGTCGTAGGCGGAGGCGAGGGAGACCACGTCGGCGATTTGGCCACGAGCGAGGTTGCTAGCTTGTCGGACGGAGCCAGCGTGGCTCATGACTATGCGAGTGTGGGCAGAATCAGGTAGGGTTTCGTAGTAGGCTTGGTTGAGAGCCGCATAGTACTCGCGGGACGCGTCGTAGGAAACGTGAAGCAATTCGGAATCGCTGCGGAAGGGAAAATGGAAATAGGCCGCTATGGCGACCAGCGCTGCAAGCGCTAAGATGGCTGATACGACGATTCTGCGGTCTCGTTCGATCTCGGGCGTCGGTTTCGGAAAGGGCGGGTAGAGCTGGGTCATGATTGCGACGGGGTTGCCCAGAAAACTAACTGATTTTATAGGAAAAGGAAAGTAGTGTATTGATGGAAATCTTATCTAATCCGGGCCGAGAAGGCGGCGTCTGATTCGCGGCTACAGCATAGTAGGCGTAGGAGGAATCTTGTGCCTTATGCTTTGGATGCTATCTCTCCCTGCTCGCTCAGTCTTTCGACGAGTTCGAGTCGGCCGGAGCGACTCTTCTCGAACAGTCGTATGTGGCGGAACCTGATGCTCACGTTCTGGCCCGGTTGGAGCTGGAGTTCGTCAAGTTCGGACCGCGACACTTCGGCTTCAAGCTGTTCGCGAGTATCGAGGCGCTCGAGAGCGACGCTGCCTACGCTGCCGGCGGAGAAGATGTGCTGCACTCGGGCGCTCAGCGGAGAGGCGTCGATATCGGAGAGGATCTCGATGTCGTGGGGACGGACGTAGAGCTGATCGCGTTCGGCGACCTTTAGATTGCCGAAGCCGCTGGCGAGGCGGTTGACGTTGCCCATGAACTCGATGACGAAAGGCGATGCTGGATGGTCGAAGACGTTTTGAGGTGTACCCACTTGCTCGATACGCGCATGGTTCATCACCACGACTTGGTCAGCCAACTCGAGGGCTTCCTCCTGGTCGTGGGTGACGAAGACGGTGGTCAGACGCAGCTCTTCGTGGAAGTGCCGAAGCCAGCGGCGCAGGTCCTTGCGTACTTTCGCGTCAAGAGCGCCGAAGGGTTCATCCAGCAGGAGGACCTTCGGCTCGATGGCGAGGGCGCGAGCGAGGGCGATGCGCTGGCGCTGCCCACCCGAAAGCTCTCCTGGAAGGCGATTCTCTAGGCCAGAGAGTTGGACGAGCTCGAGGAGGCGGGACACCTTGGCGTCGATTTCCGCTTTCGTGGGGCGAGCCTTCTTCGGCCGAACGGCGAGGCCGAAGGCGATGTTGTCGCGCACGGTCATGTGACGGAAGAGGGCGTAGTGCTGGAAGACCATACCGACCTGGCGTTGACGCGCTGGAATATTGGATACGTTTTCGCCATGGAAGAACAGATTCCCGCTGCGCTCGTCCGGAGATTCCAAGCCTGAAAGGATGCGGAGAAGCGTTGTTTTACCGGATCCGGAGGGTCCGACGAGCGCGACCAGTTCGCCGCTAGGGACCTCCAGAGTGACGTTGTCGAGCGCGACGGTTCTGCCGAAGGTCTTGCTGATGTTTTTTGCGTGTATGCTCATGTAGCTCTCGTTTGTTGAACGGCTTTGATCGATGGAAGTTGTTGGCTAGCTTGCATTAGCGAGGTGGAGCGGCCGGTTGTCGGGCAGGCGTTCGGAAGCTCGCCGTTCGTGGCGCCGGACGAGTCGCCATTCGATGAAGGTCTTGCCCGCCAAAGTGACCAAAGCCAGCCCGGCGAGAAGCGAAGCGACGGCGAAGGCGGCGACGAAGTTGTACTCGTTGTAGAGAATTTCCACGTGCAGCGGCATGGTGTTGGTCAGTCCTCGAATGTGTCCTGAAACAACGGATACGGCTCCGAACTCTCCCATGGCTCGGGCATTGCAAAGCAGGACTCCATATATGAGAGCCCACCGTATGTTGGGCAATGTGACTCTGCGGAAGATCTGCCAGCCGCTGGCTCCGAGCAGATAGGCAGCCTGTTCCTCTTCCCTTCCGTCGGCCTGCATGGCAGGTATCAGCTCTCTGGCGACGAAGGGAAAGGTGATGAATATGGTAGCGAGCGTGATGCCTGGCACGGCGAATATGATCTGTATGTCGCGCTCATGGAGCCATGGCCCCAGCCAGCCGTGGGCTCCGAAGAGGAGGACGAAGATAAGCCCGGATACCACAGGCGACACGGAGAAGGGCAGGTCAATCAGAGTGACAAGCAGGCTCTTGCCTTTGAAATCATGCTTGGCGATAGCCCAGCTGGCTACGACTCCGAATACTAAATTGAGCGGCACTGATATGGCCGCGACTAAGAGAGTCAGGTAGATCGCATGCAAGGCGTCCGGATCGCTGAAGGATGCGAAGTAGGCTCCCAATCCTTTACGTAGAGATTCCGCGAATACGGCGATGAGAGGGGAGAGCAGCAGCAAGAGCAGGAATGCCAACGAGGCTCCGATGAGAGATCGTCGCAGCCAAGTCGGGTCAGCTGTTGATTGTTTTTTCGCGCGGACGCGAAGAGAAGGAAGTTTTCCAGCCATGGTTGGATCCTGTTTGTTGTTGCGGGTTTGGCTAGCGGACCGATTGTCCGGTGCGGACGCTGCTCCAACGCTGTAGGAGGTTGATTAGGAAAAGGGACAAGAAGGAGATCGCTAGCATGGTCACCGCGATAGCGGTAGCGGCAGCATAGTCGTACTGCTCGAGCTGGGTGACGATCAGCAGCGGAGCAATCTCGGTGCGCATGGGCATGTTTCCCGAAATGAACACGACAGAGCCATACTCGCCAATGCCGCGGGCAAACGACAGAGCGAACCCGGTGAGCGCCGCCGGGAGTAAGGTCGGGAGTATGACTCTACCGATGGTTTGCAGACGGGTTGCCCCGAGCATCGCGGCGGCTTCCTCCAGCTCGGTTTCGACGTTTTCTAGAACCGGCTGTACCGTGCGGACCGCGAACGGAATGCCGATGAAGATGAGTGCGATGGTAATCCCGATGGGCGAGAAGGCGACTTTGATGCCGAGCGGCTCGAGCCATTGGCCGAAGAAGCCGTTGGGGGCGTAGATGGCAGTGAGGGCGATGCCTGCGACGGCGGTCGGCAAGGCGAAAGGCAAGTCGATCATGGCGTCGACCAGCTTTTTGCCTGGGAACTCGTAGCGCGCGAGGGTCCAGGCGACGAGAGTGCCAAAGACGGCGTTGACCATGGCGGCTATGGCGGCGGTGATGAACGAGAGCTGAAGCGCGGCCAAGGTGCGGGGCCGCGTGATGATTTCCCAAAACTCTACAATACCCAGCTCGGCAGTCTTGAGCACGGCCGCCGAGAGAGGGATCAGCACGATGAGGCTCAGGTAGAGCAGCGTGTAGCCAAGGGTGAGTCCACGGCCCGGTAGGCTGGGAAGCCTGCGTCGGGCGCGGCCCGGTATGGGCTGGAGTTCAGCTGTGGTGGCGTTCATCGAATGATCCTAGTCGTACATCTCCTCGGCAGCCCAAGCGGATTGACGCTGCCTGTTGCGGGGAATTGGAAGCAGGTTGCCCTCGTTCTCGTAGGAGACGGCTTCGACTCTCTGCAAGTTCTCGATGCGGCGCCGCAGGAAAATGACGAGGAATTGGCTGGTCCAGCTCGTGGTCATCTGGTCGCTCCACGTAACAGGTATTCCGATACGAAGCTTCCAGCAGTCAGTGTCGGTCGAGGCGCGAAGGCTGAGCCGAGTCTCGAAACCGCCTGAGATGGTTGCTCTGCCAAGCCTGTCGATTGATTCGACGGTCTGGATGGCGGCTTTGCGTATATAGGTCGGGCCATCCGCGTCGGCGGTCGGCTGACCACGGGTGGTTCTCGAGATCTCGACAAGTCCGTCCAGAGCGCGAGTCGCGAAGGCTTCGATACTGCGCTCGAGCGCTTCGCTCAGTTCGTCCGGGTGGAAATCGTTGCCGGATTCGAGCGCGATCGGATCGGTGACGGGCAGGGCGCTCAAAACGAGTCCGGTCGCTAGATTGGGCTGCAGCACAAGGCGCTCGAGGAACTGAAGAAGCGCCTCGGAGGTCCGTTTGTCAGAGCCTTGGTTTCGCGCGAGCAGCCCGACGAAGCGGGAGTCAAGGTCGCGGTGAGGCGGTCCGAAGAAACTGAATACGGGCAAGCCGTACTTGTGGCCGTTGTGCTCGACGAACAAGTCGATCGATCCGGCGAGGTGTTTGGAGATTTCGCAGTGCTGGACGAAGCCTCCAAGAAGCTCGCGCATCTCGGCGCGGTGTTCGGGCGATAGTCTACGTTTCATAGCTTTTTCTCTTTTGATTTTCATGCCCCAGGTTTGGGGCTATCGAATATAGATTTGGTCGAAGATACCGCCGTCGTTGAAGTGCTTCTTCTGGGCGGCTTGCCATCCGTCGAAGGCTTCGTCCACGGTGACGAGCTTTACCTTGGGGAAGCGGGCGATGTCTTTCGGGTCGGCGTGTTCAGGTTGGTAGGGGCGATAGTAGCGCTTGGCGGCCAGAGCTTGAGCGTACGGGCTGTATAAGCCTTCCAAATACGCTTTTGCCGCTTCTGCGTTTCCGGATTTCTGGGCATTGGCGTCGACGACGGTGACCGGCGGCTGGGCGAGAATGCTGACTGAGGGCATGACGATTTCGAACTTGTTGGCGCCGAGCTCGTTTAGGGCAAGGAAGGCCTCGTTTTCCCATGCGAGCAGGACGTCCCCGATACCCCGCTGGACGAAGGTGGTAGTGGAGCCACGGGCCCCCGAGTCGAGGACGGGCACGTTGCGGTAGAGTTTCGTGACGTAGCTCTGGACCTTCGCTTCGTCGCCGTTGTAGTGGTCGCGGGCCCAAGCCCAGGCGGCCAAATAGTTCCAACGGGCGCCGCCTGATGTCTTGGGATTAGGCGTTATGACTTCGATGCCCTTCTTGGCGAGGTCACCCCAGTCCTTGATATCTTTCGGGTTTCCGCTTCTGACGAGGAATACGATGGTGGAGGTGTAAGGCGCGCTTCCGTTGGGCAGGCGGTTCTGCCAGTCCTCGGGGATCTTGCCGGTCCGCTCTGCGATGACATCGATGTCGTAGGCCAGGGCCAGGGTGACGACGTCGGCCGCAAGACCGTCCATCACGGCCCGAGCCTGTTTGCCTGCCCCTCCATGGGATTGGCGAATTAAGATGTTCTCGCCAGTCTTTTCCTTCCACTGCTTCTGGAACCAAGGGTTGTATTCTTCGTAGAGCTCCCGAGTGGGGTCGTAGGAGACGTTTAAGAGCGTGCGGACGGC
This DNA window, taken from Pelagicoccus sp. SDUM812003, encodes the following:
- a CDS encoding transposase; amino-acid sequence: NRGNYRSWIFETDGAKASFEKSLLEAAERSGWKLHAYCVMGNHFHLALETPAPNLSEGMRWLQSSFAMRFNRFRKENGHIFQGRFKSIVVEDVERLAWLCHYIHLNPVRARICPVSDLRGYRYSSYFHLWDKRRRSKGVGFDVCLEGAGELKDTPAGRRKYQQYLAWLAEDEPRQKELLFDRMSNGWALGTKGFKQALLEDEKAIKACLELGVDDAREMRELAWEARLERCLGALGKVSGESGVESKSADWKVAIACYMKKTLLCRNGWLAERLNMGAESAVARYCSEFFRGGRTGALSHYRLLISKV
- a CDS encoding IS1182 family transposase, with product MMGKHERQKNLFSYGVDLDKRVRLDHPLRKVDEQVDFSFVREEVADKYGSNGNVSVDPEVVLKLMFLLFWDNVRSERELMRILPERLDYLWFLGYGLDDAIPDHSVLSKARARWGADAFEKMFLRSVSQCVEARLVSNELLHMDGSLIDANASRDSVVKSDPEMIARLREVYGAQEAKLEGCKSDSSKGRLANATLISPTDPDAPCARKKTGGESKPRYKAHRAVDDEHGVVTATITSPGDVEENAKMLALLHQHRANVGGLPQSAVADSQYGTSENYRDFVALGVATHMKPHSGRKRHVEVYGAERFRYDAASDTYACPAGERLYPRSPDKIRMSVEYAVRKGTCDRCSLRPQCTKAKLGRTVQRRWGQELIDQGLEQSRSEPAHRSRARRKWRMEGSFAQSANLHGFKRSRWRRLWRQRIQDHIICAIENVKILIANASGPRKSPAVVISRVQGPAITAFARIARVAISILEALSKSAGGDAKRPEIQFRALYPLFGQQPLYL
- a CDS encoding sodium:proton antiporter, which translates into the protein MTWEILLVFLLLGAMLASFAWEKLPTELTAFAGLAILMATGILSTNDALASFSNSAPITVGAMFILSAALEKSGAIQLLADRLQSIPGLRMRTALPALILCVAAISAFINNTPVVVVFLPVALSLAKQIGAPASKLLIPLSYASIFGGSCTLIGTSTNIVVSSVAANRGLEPISMFELAWIGIPLFLGGSLYLLTIGYKLIPRREMLTSILTEEEKREYILEAFVNDDSALVGKSLSQFPQYKNSGLKALEVIRRGIALPGESSKTLLEAGDRVLVTASARALAKAQSSPTSALDALLAEFGLEQIAAVEGSFVEVALRSETNLAGSTLRELNFRQRYRLAPVAIHRKGRNLRTELYSSPLQAGDILLLLGSKEAIENLRRQGDFVIIDEARIEAKSNPAKLVLTLGAIAGVISVSAIGLMPIAGAAIIACVLLLLTKCISMNDAYRSIHWPILFLIFAMIGVGRAMETSGASDYLAQNLVSSVSQLVSEPWRPIFLLAGIYLLTTTLTEVLSNNAAAVLMTTLAIGTAETLGVDARPFIIAVAMGASASFATPIGYQTNTYVYGIGGYRFSDFLKVGIPLNLLAFIITVIVVPLVWSF
- a CDS encoding Rrf2 family transcriptional regulator — encoded protein: MKLSKKAEYGLRAMIDLGIAQSLEYEVVPLSELAEAENLPIKFLEQIMIELRREGLVATQRGKAGGYYVAKELSSIKIGQIVRLLDGPLAPICCASQTAYERCSCPDEEHCGLRMLMIDVRNAMSNILDRYSLHDVVEVTLRKIRRSGADNYFMRMKNKAKESATRNNAADPKDGFLAELMNDLGDKSN
- a CDS encoding sulfate ABC transporter substrate-binding protein — translated: MTQLYPPFPKPTPEIERDRRIVVSAILALAALVAIAAYFHFPFRSDSELLHVSYDASREYYAALNQAYYETLPDSAHTRIVMSHAGSVRQASNLARGQIADVVSLASAYDTQNIVDHNGCASADWQESFPYLSSPFHSSISLVVRSGNPLRIRDWPDLWRSDVKLALTSPDRSGAGRWAFLALERAAKESAAEETRAILELQKLYLRVTHIDSGARTALSKFALRLDLDAFLTWESDALKLAELGYPDLEAVHFPRSILAAPKIAILQRHVEKRRTQDIAHDYLAFQFSETGQLLAANHHLRPSDPAVAAQTASSFPTRDLYTIKPNSWQETFAARGIYSHLEGLREASRGGRE
- a CDS encoding sulfate ABC transporter ATP-binding protein, whose product is MSIHAKNISKTFGRTVALDNVTLEVPSGELVALVGPSGSGKTTLLRILSGLESPDERSGNLFFHGENVSNIPARQRQVGMVFQHYALFRHMTVRDNIAFGLAVRPKKARPTKAEIDAKVSRLLELVQLSGLENRLPGELSGGQRQRIALARALAIEPKVLLLDEPFGALDAKVRKDLRRWLRHFHEELRLTTVFVTHDQEEALELADQVVVMNHARIEQVGTPQNVFDHPASPFVIEFMGNVNRLASGFGNLKVAERDQLYVRPHDIEILSDIDASPLSARVQHIFSAGSVGSVALERLDTREQLEAEVSRSELDELQLQPGQNVSIRFRHIRLFEKSRSGRLELVERLSEQGEIASKA
- the cysW gene encoding sulfate ABC transporter permease subunit CysW, translating into MAGKLPSLRVRAKKQSTADPTWLRRSLIGASLAFLLLLLLSPLIAVFAESLRKGLGAYFASFSDPDALHAIYLTLLVAAISVPLNLVFGVVASWAIAKHDFKGKSLLVTLIDLPFSVSPVVSGLIFVLLFGAHGWLGPWLHERDIQIIFAVPGITLATIFITFPFVARELIPAMQADGREEEQAAYLLGASGWQIFRRVTLPNIRWALIYGVLLCNARAMGEFGAVSVVSGHIRGLTNTMPLHVEILYNEYNFVAAFAVASLLAGLALVTLAGKTFIEWRLVRRHERRASERLPDNRPLHLANAS
- the cysT gene encoding sulfate ABC transporter permease subunit CysT: MNATTAELQPIPGRARRRLPSLPGRGLTLGYTLLYLSLIVLIPLSAAVLKTAELGIVEFWEIITRPRTLAALQLSFITAAIAAMVNAVFGTLVAWTLARYEFPGKKLVDAMIDLPFALPTAVAGIALTAIYAPNGFFGQWLEPLGIKVAFSPIGITIALIFIGIPFAVRTVQPVLENVETELEEAAAMLGATRLQTIGRVILPTLLPAALTGFALSFARGIGEYGSVVFISGNMPMRTEIAPLLIVTQLEQYDYAAATAIAVTMLAISFLSLFLINLLQRWSSVRTGQSVR
- a CDS encoding sulfate ABC transporter substrate-binding protein: MNISLRKTFAILAAVATLLPICLHAAVRTLLNVSYDPTRELYEEYNPWFQKQWKEKTGENILIRQSHGGAGKQARAVMDGLAADVVTLALAYDIDVIAERTGKIPEDWQNRLPNGSAPYTSTIVFLVRSGNPKDIKDWGDLAKKGIEVITPNPKTSGGARWNYLAAWAWARDHYNGDEAKVQSYVTKLYRNVPVLDSGARGSTTTFVQRGIGDVLLAWENEAFLALNELGANKFEIVMPSVSILAQPPVTVVDANAQKSGNAEAAKAYLEGLYSPYAQALAAKRYYRPYQPEHADPKDIARFPKVKLVTVDEAFDGWQAAQKKHFNDGGIFDQIYIR